The Staphylothermus marinus F1 genome has a segment encoding these proteins:
- a CDS encoding glycosyltransferase: MFLAWGRIGRRTIELSRELNSYLLFIPDRPPYLKAYFKTKKFLLEFRPKTIILQLPQGPLLFSSFIYKKKHHYSIIADVHTGFSIYDSWKSLILNKPFHNFLKYCELVIAHNEPFREYLIKYKGLDPGRVITVYDPFPQIPENLKKPTNIDVEPLKYIVFPAAWDPDENLEFIVREFLSSTTSRTYKLLLTGNYNRRKKLAEKIRRGSSDKIVLTGYIGSEEYYWILKHSKLVITGTTREYTMLSSIWESIALEKPFITSYTRTLGKILGGSTLYYTYKEGSLRKLLDTCLNNDECIFYLQRKIVALKDKMKTLSRNSIEKLKRIINRLNEL; encoded by the coding sequence ATGTTTTTAGCTTGGGGCAGGATTGGTAGAAGAACTATTGAGTTATCTAGGGAGCTTAACTCTTACTTATTATTTATACCTGATAGACCCCCATATTTAAAAGCATATTTTAAAACCAAAAAATTCTTGTTAGAATTTCGACCTAAAACAATAATTCTCCAATTGCCTCAGGGGCCGTTGTTATTTAGTTCATTTATATACAAGAAAAAACATCACTATAGTATCATAGCAGATGTTCATACAGGATTCTCCATATATGATTCTTGGAAAAGCCTTATCCTTAATAAACCATTTCATAATTTTCTCAAATACTGTGAACTAGTTATAGCACATAATGAGCCTTTCCGAGAATATTTAATTAAATATAAAGGATTAGATCCGGGTAGAGTGATTACTGTATACGATCCCTTCCCTCAAATTCCTGAAAATCTTAAAAAACCTACTAACATAGATGTCGAGCCATTAAAATACATAGTTTTCCCAGCAGCATGGGATCCTGATGAAAACCTAGAATTTATCGTTAGGGAATTCCTGTCTTCAACCACTAGTAGAACCTATAAGTTATTGTTAACAGGTAATTATAATAGAAGAAAGAAATTAGCTGAAAAAATTAGGAGAGGAAGCAGTGATAAAATAGTTTTAACAGGCTACATAGGAAGCGAAGAATACTACTGGATCTTAAAACATTCAAAACTGGTAATTACAGGGACTACTAGAGAATATACAATGCTTTCAAGTATATGGGAATCTATAGCGCTCGAGAAACCGTTTATTACAAGTTATACACGTACACTGGGTAAGATTCTAGGTGGTAGCACGCTATATTATACCTACAAGGAAGGCTCTCTTAGAAAACTATTAGATACATGTTTGAATAATGATGAGTGTATATTTTACCTGCAGAGAAAAATAGTTGCTCTAAAAGATAAGATGAAGACATTATCTAGGAATAGCATAGAAAAATTGAAGAGGATAATAAATAGACTCAACGAGTTGTGA
- a CDS encoding DUF432 domain-containing protein, producing MVSAEVLNGYGVLGIDKEYIVGKYLLSLEKIRDEIIVYRRSINNNVLVEQKIIGFDKVLITPFYPVLLPRKITSFVLVDFSEKIRLAPNSYTEIYIYIPVDIAVYVYRDTNFDIIDVIEGADPKYALYGSTSMGVIARYSVSKTYVSEPEPVFGKAVSLLKIHNTLDEWVLFTQILLDSNNLSIYYREKSWKAYTQEINVTINSKTTASIKYGRSFRKGLRRIDDPKDFKPPRISPGTEMLWGI from the coding sequence ATGGTTTCTGCAGAGGTTTTAAATGGTTATGGTGTTTTAGGCATTGATAAAGAATATATTGTTGGCAAATACTTGTTGTCTTTGGAGAAGATTAGAGATGAAATTATAGTTTATCGTAGATCTATTAATAATAATGTTTTAGTTGAGCAAAAAATCATAGGTTTTGACAAGGTTTTAATTACTCCATTCTATCCTGTCCTACTACCTCGTAAAATAACTAGTTTTGTCCTCGTAGACTTCTCGGAGAAAATAAGGCTTGCCCCCAACTCATATACTGAAATCTACATATATATACCCGTTGATATCGCAGTATATGTTTATCGAGATACGAATTTTGACATAATAGATGTTATTGAGGGGGCTGATCCAAAATATGCATTATATGGATCAACTAGTATGGGTGTTATAGCTAGATATAGTGTTTCAAAAACATATGTATCTGAACCAGAACCTGTTTTTGGAAAAGCAGTTTCACTACTCAAAATACATAATACATTGGATGAATGGGTATTATTCACACAGATCCTCCTAGATTCAAATAATCTATCAATATATTACCGGGAGAAATCATGGAAAGCTTATACTCAAGAAATAAATGTAACCATAAACTCTAAAACAACTGCTTCAATAAAATATGGTAGATCTTTTAGGAAAGGTCTTAGAAGAATAGATGATCCAAAAGATTTTAAGCCTCCCCGTATAAGTCCTGGAACCGAAATGTTGTGGGGGATATGA
- a CDS encoding Lrp/AsnC ligand binding domain-containing protein encodes MAKAGAIVLIQTDIGAESRVMEELIKIPEITEAYIVYGIYDIIVKIEAGSLEKIREVITNKIRKLPDIRTTSTMVIVEERIKK; translated from the coding sequence TTGGCTAAAGCCGGAGCAATAGTCCTTATCCAAACAGATATTGGTGCGGAATCACGTGTTATGGAGGAGCTCATCAAAATACCTGAGATCACTGAGGCATACATAGTTTATGGAATATATGATATAATAGTTAAGATCGAGGCTGGAAGCCTCGAGAAGATAAGAGAAGTAATAACCAATAAGATCAGGAAGCTCCCAGATATTAGGACAACTAGTACAATGGTTATTGTTGAGGAGAGAATTAAGAAGTAG
- a CDS encoding mechanosensitive ion channel family protein has protein sequence MSEQLNITSGFTWLETINWLGILSATIILVIGLFISIITKKIIYRVSIRFMPQTIAYNLARIIYYTLVIIFAISALSILGINLTGLIIAGGFLGIILGFALQSITANLVSGIFLYWERPLKPGDFVDINGQLGIVEDISIMSTKIRGLDGVLIRIPNNEVFNSVIKNIGATPARRLEFIVGIAYSEDAEKAYQIIRNELSKHPFILAKPEPDVYVEELGDSSVNIRVRMWVPSSEWYNVKKEIIWRIKKAITEAGIEIPFPQNDVWFRSPLKIIVKKEDSGYKNIVNDEKKNS, from the coding sequence TTGAGTGAACAATTAAATATTACATCTGGCTTCACGTGGTTGGAGACAATTAATTGGCTAGGAATATTGTCTGCAACAATAATATTGGTTATAGGCTTATTCATATCAATAATTACCAAGAAGATAATATATAGGGTATCAATAAGATTCATGCCTCAAACAATAGCTTATAATCTCGCGAGAATAATCTATTATACACTAGTAATTATATTTGCAATATCAGCACTAAGCATCTTAGGAATAAACCTTACAGGGCTAATAATAGCTGGTGGATTCCTAGGCATAATACTCGGCTTCGCACTACAAAGCATAACGGCAAACCTAGTATCAGGAATATTCCTCTACTGGGAGAGACCATTGAAACCAGGTGATTTCGTAGATATTAATGGACAACTAGGGATTGTTGAGGATATATCGATAATGTCCACTAAGATCCGGGGTTTAGACGGTGTATTAATAAGGATACCGAATAATGAAGTATTCAACTCAGTCATTAAAAACATTGGAGCAACACCTGCTAGAAGACTAGAATTCATTGTAGGAATAGCTTATAGTGAAGATGCTGAGAAAGCATACCAGATCATCAGGAATGAATTATCTAAACACCCATTCATACTAGCCAAGCCGGAGCCAGATGTTTATGTTGAAGAATTAGGGGATAGTAGTGTGAATATAAGGGTTAGAATGTGGGTTCCAAGCAGTGAATGGTATAATGTGAAGAAGGAAATTATTTGGAGAATTAAGAAAGCAATAACAGAGGCAGGAATAGAGATTCCGTTCCCACAAAACGATGTATGGTTTAGGTCGCCGTTGAAAATAATTGTTAAAAAAGAAGATAGTGGTTATAAAAATATTGTGAATGATGAGAAAAAGAATAGTTAA
- a CDS encoding nitroreductase family protein has product MSRGIRRDKFLLELARRRKSIRRFKAGVEIPLARVLEAIEVALEAPSGMNCQPWQFIVVSDRELKHRIRIACEEAEKKLHGNVRGEFKKWLEQRNITWEKPFLEDATYLIIVYADKHCPYTIQSTWLAIGYLLLALEENGLASLTYTPPDAEKVNSLLKVPKRYKLETIIPVGYPLEEKIKEPREPLINKVYLNKWGKRIILKTMNT; this is encoded by the coding sequence TTGAGCCGGGGGATTCGAAGAGATAAGTTCTTGTTGGAGCTGGCTAGGAGAAGAAAAAGTATTAGGAGATTTAAAGCTGGAGTAGAGATTCCTTTAGCTCGTGTACTTGAAGCAATTGAGGTTGCTCTTGAAGCCCCTTCGGGAATGAATTGTCAGCCTTGGCAATTTATAGTTGTGAGTGATAGAGAATTAAAGCATAGAATTAGAATTGCTTGTGAAGAAGCTGAGAAGAAGCTTCATGGGAACGTGAGAGGTGAATTCAAGAAATGGCTTGAGCAGAGAAATATAACTTGGGAAAAACCGTTTTTGGAGGATGCGACTTATCTAATAATTGTGTATGCTGATAAACATTGTCCATATACAATTCAATCAACGTGGCTAGCAATAGGATACCTATTACTGGCTCTAGAGGAAAACGGTCTTGCATCATTAACATATACTCCCCCCGACGCTGAGAAAGTGAATAGTTTACTAAAGGTTCCTAAGAGATATAAGTTAGAAACCATAATACCAGTAGGGTATCCCTTAGAGGAGAAAATAAAAGAACCCAGAGAACCCCTCATTAATAAGGTATACTTGAATAAATGGGGTAAACGAATAATTTTGAAAACTATGAATACTTGA